In Rutidosis leptorrhynchoides isolate AG116_Rl617_1_P2 chromosome 2, CSIRO_AGI_Rlap_v1, whole genome shotgun sequence, one genomic interval encodes:
- the LOC139890280 gene encoding uncharacterized mitochondrial protein AtMg00810-like, which produces MHQPPGFRDPRYSDHVCLLQKSLYGLKQAPRAWFQHFAGYAQRIGFHQSRCDTSLFIYRQGSNIAYLLLYVDDIILTASSTGLLQQIISSLHKEFAMTDMGSLHYFLGVQAIRSSTGLFLSQRQYATEIIERADMSTCHPCRTPVESGAKLTSHGSPVKDPTLYQSLAGALQYLTFTRHDISYAVQQICLFMHDPREQHMLALKRIIRYLQGTTDLGLQLYASTTDSLVAYSDADWAGCPTTRRSTSGYCVFLDNSLLSWSSKRQLTPSRSSAEAEYRGVANAVAETCWIRNLLRELHCPLSSATLVYCDNVSSVYLSTNPVQHQRTKHIEIDIHFVRDLVAQ; this is translated from the coding sequence ATGCATCAGCCTCCAGGTTTTCGGGATCCTAGATATTCGGATCATGTCTGCTTATTGCAGAAATCTttatatggccttaaacaggcacCTCGCGCCTGGTTCCAGCACTTTGCAGGCTATGCCCAGAGGATTGGTTTTCACCAGAGTAGATGTGACACATCATTGTTTATATACCGACAGGGATCCAATATTGCGTATCTACTtttatatgttgatgatatcatcTTGACTGCTTCTTCCACTGGTTTACTTCAGCAGATTATTTCTTCCTTGCATAAGGAATTTGCTATGACAGATATGGGTTCCCTTCATTACTTTCTTGGGGTTCAGGCTATTCGCTCTTCCACAGGCCTTTTTCTCTCCCAGCGACAGTATGCAACTGAGATCATTGAGCGCGCTGATATGTCCACTTGTCATCCCTGTCGGACCCCGGTTGAATCGGGTGCCAAACTTACGAGCCATGGCTCTCCTGTCAAGGATCCGACTCTTTATCAGAGCCTTGCCGGAGCATTACAGTATCTCACGTTTACTAGACATGATATCTCGTATGCCGTTCAGCAGATTTGTCTCTTCATGCACGATCCTCGCGAGCAGCACATGCTTGCTCTCAAACGGATTATTCGGTATCTCCAGGGCACCACTGACCTTGGACTCCAGTTGTATGCATCCACCACCGACAGTCTTGTTGCCTACTCTGATGCTGATTGGGCAGGATGCCCCACCACCAGACGATCTACTTCAGGCTATTGTGTTTTTCTCGACAACAGCCTCCTCTCGTGGTCTTCCAAGCGGCAGCTCACGCCATCTCGCTCTAGTGCAGAAGCAGAATACCGTGGGGTTGCCAATGCTGTTGCCGAGACGTGTTGGATTCGTAACCTTCTTCGAGAACTGCATTGTCCTCTCTCATCTGCTACTCTCGTATATTGTGATAATGTCAGCTCCGTCTATCTCTCTACAAATCCGGTTCAGCACCAGCGCACCAAGCATATTGAGATTGACATTCACTTTGTTCGCGATCTTGTTGCTCAGTGA